The following proteins are co-located in the Chryseobacterium daecheongense genome:
- the atpH gene encoding ATP synthase F1 subunit delta — MLTSKVAKRYAQGLLDFTNETGQTATVFSEMKDVVKLMSVSADLNKFFLTPYIDAKKKIEVADEIFKDLSLSSQNLIKLVIRQGRESQLKNIAQEFINKVEDVNGVQRITLTTATELSKENIDQILGSTNLVKNTSNFDLKVNVNPKILGGYILRVGDQQIDASVKSKLNQVKKDFQLN; from the coding sequence ATGCTTACATCTAAAGTAGCTAAAAGATACGCACAGGGTTTGCTTGATTTCACAAATGAAACAGGGCAAACGGCTACTGTATTTTCTGAAATGAAAGATGTGGTAAAACTGATGTCAGTATCTGCGGATCTGAACAAGTTTTTCCTTACACCTTACATTGATGCTAAAAAGAAAATAGAAGTAGCTGATGAGATTTTCAAAGATTTGTCACTTTCTTCGCAGAATTTAATCAAATTGGTTATCAGACAAGGTCGTGAAAGCCAGTTGAAGAATATCGCTCAGGAATTTATCAATAAAGTAGAAGATGTTAATGGTGTACAGAGAATCACTTTAACTACTGCTACTGAGCTTTCAAAAGAAAATATTGATCAGATCTTAGGATCTACAAACCTGGTAAAAAATACTTCAAATTTTGATTTGAAGGTTAATGTAAATCCTAAGATTTTAGGGGGTTATATTTTAAGAGTAGGAGACCAGCAGATCGATGCATCTGTTAAAAGCAAACTTAATCAGGTTAAAAAAGATTTTCAATTAAATTAA
- the atpB gene encoding F0F1 ATP synthase subunit A, with protein MNRKISSLFFAFLFVFISGLANAQHESEGEKAAEKVEHTEAEKGFNATKMIMEHIGDSNEWHLWTTKDDNGEEHHVSIPLPVIIKDNEGWHTFLSNKIAHGHEHDGYTLEEGQVVSTKGIEKATLFALIGGKQKSDNVYFDLSITKNAASMFLSVIFMLVVFIGMARNYKKSQLPTGFGKIMEPVIVFIRDEVAIPNIGSVKYKRYMPYLLTAFFFIWFNNLFGLVPFFPGGSNLTGNIAITAVLAVITLLITLFSANKDYWKHIFMPPVPILLYPIMVPIEIIGIFTKPFALMMRLFANVTAGHIMILAIISLIFIFKSPFLGFASVPLALFVSVLELLVAALQAYIFTVLSALFIGIAVAEHEHEHGHEEHAH; from the coding sequence ATGAACAGAAAAATTTCTTCATTATTTTTCGCATTTTTATTTGTGTTTATTAGTGGTTTAGCTAATGCACAACATGAATCTGAAGGTGAGAAGGCAGCTGAAAAAGTAGAGCATACAGAAGCGGAAAAGGGCTTTAATGCGACCAAAATGATCATGGAACACATTGGTGATTCTAACGAATGGCATTTATGGACTACCAAAGATGATAATGGGGAAGAACATCACGTTTCAATTCCATTACCTGTAATTATTAAAGATAATGAAGGATGGCATACTTTCCTTTCTAACAAGATCGCTCACGGTCATGAACATGATGGATATACATTAGAAGAGGGACAAGTGGTTTCTACTAAAGGAATTGAAAAAGCAACTTTGTTTGCATTAATAGGTGGGAAACAAAAATCAGATAATGTTTACTTTGATCTTTCCATTACTAAAAATGCAGCGTCAATGTTCTTATCAGTGATTTTTATGCTGGTAGTATTCATTGGAATGGCAAGAAACTATAAGAAATCTCAGCTTCCGACAGGTTTTGGAAAAATAATGGAGCCTGTGATCGTGTTTATCAGAGATGAGGTAGCAATCCCGAATATCGGATCAGTTAAATATAAAAGATATATGCCTTATTTATTAACAGCATTTTTCTTTATCTGGTTCAATAACCTTTTCGGATTGGTTCCTTTCTTCCCTGGAGGATCTAATCTTACTGGTAACATTGCAATCACTGCTGTATTGGCTGTTATTACCTTATTGATTACTTTGTTCAGTGCTAATAAAGATTATTGGAAACATATCTTTATGCCGCCGGTACCGATCTTATTATATCCTATTATGGTTCCGATCGAAATCATTGGTATCTTTACAAAGCCTTTTGCGTTAATGATGCGACTTTTCGCTAACGTTACTGCAGGTCACATTATGATCTTGGCTATTATATCTTTGATCTTTATTTTTAAATCTCCGTTTTTAGGATTTGCATCAGTACCATTAGCATTATTTGTTTCTGTATTGGAATTATTGGTAGCTGCCTTGCAAGCATATATATTTACAGTATTATCAGCACTATTTATCGGTATTGCTGTAGCAGAACATGAGCACGAACATGGTCATGAAGAACACGCTCACTAA
- the atpA gene encoding F0F1 ATP synthase subunit alpha — protein MAEINPAEVSAILKQQLANFDTQSNVEEVGTVLTIGDGIARVYGLENVQYGELVKFSSDVEGIVLNLEEDNVGVALLGESKLVKEGDTVRRTNRISSIKVGEGMLGRVVDTLGNPIDGKGPITGDLYEMPLERKAPGVIFRQPVTEPLQTGIVAIDSMIPVGRGQRELIIGDRQTGKTTVAIDTIINQKEFFDAGKPVYCIYVAIGQKASTVAQIVKTLSDKGALAYTVIVAANASDPVPMQVYSAMAGASIGEYFRDTGRPALIVYDDLSKQAVAYRELSLLLRRPPGREAYPGDVFYLHSRLLERAAKVIADDNIASQMNDLPESLKPLVKGGGSLTALPIIETQAGDVSAYIPTNVISITDGQIFLESDLFNSGVRPAINVGISVSRVGGNAQIKSMKKVSGTLKLDQAQYKELEAFAKFGSDLDASTLAVISKGERNVELLKQPVNSPLPVDSQVAMIYAGTENLLRNVPIRKVKEFQAEYIAFLRSKHPETMAAIKSGKIDNEITDVLKQAANDLASKYN, from the coding sequence ATGGCAGAAATAAATCCGGCAGAAGTATCTGCGATCTTAAAACAACAATTGGCCAACTTCGACACTCAATCTAACGTTGAGGAAGTAGGTACAGTTTTAACCATCGGTGATGGTATTGCTCGTGTATACGGGTTAGAAAACGTACAATACGGAGAGTTGGTTAAATTTTCTAGTGATGTAGAAGGTATTGTACTTAACCTTGAAGAGGACAACGTAGGGGTTGCACTTTTAGGAGAAAGTAAATTAGTAAAAGAAGGTGATACAGTTAGAAGAACAAACAGAATTTCTTCAATTAAAGTAGGGGAAGGTATGCTAGGAAGAGTAGTAGATACTCTTGGTAACCCTATCGATGGTAAAGGTCCTATTACAGGGGATTTATACGAAATGCCATTGGAAAGAAAAGCTCCTGGAGTTATCTTCAGACAGCCTGTAACTGAGCCTCTACAAACAGGTATCGTTGCGATCGACTCTATGATCCCTGTAGGAAGAGGACAAAGAGAGCTTATCATTGGTGACAGACAAACAGGTAAAACGACTGTTGCTATTGATACGATCATCAACCAAAAAGAATTTTTTGATGCAGGGAAACCTGTATATTGTATATATGTTGCAATTGGACAAAAAGCATCTACAGTAGCTCAGATCGTTAAAACTCTTTCTGATAAAGGAGCTTTAGCTTATACTGTAATTGTTGCCGCTAATGCATCAGACCCTGTTCCGATGCAGGTGTATTCTGCTATGGCAGGTGCTTCTATCGGTGAGTATTTCAGAGATACAGGTAGACCAGCTCTTATCGTTTATGATGACTTGTCTAAACAAGCTGTTGCTTACCGTGAGCTTTCTCTTCTATTGAGAAGACCACCGGGACGTGAAGCTTATCCTGGAGACGTTTTCTACCTTCACTCAAGATTATTGGAAAGAGCTGCAAAGGTGATCGCTGATGATAACATCGCAAGCCAGATGAATGACCTACCTGAATCTTTGAAGCCTTTGGTTAAAGGGGGTGGTTCATTAACTGCACTTCCTATTATCGAAACTCAGGCTGGTGACGTTTCTGCATATATTCCTACTAACGTAATTTCAATTACAGACGGACAGATTTTCCTTGAATCTGATCTATTCAACTCTGGGGTTCGTCCTGCAATTAACGTAGGTATCTCCGTATCAAGGGTAGGGGGTAACGCTCAGATTAAATCAATGAAAAAAGTGTCTGGTACATTGAAACTTGACCAGGCTCAATATAAAGAACTAGAAGCGTTCGCTAAATTTGGTTCTGACTTAGATGCATCTACTTTAGCTGTAATCTCTAAAGGGGAAAGAAACGTGGAGCTTCTTAAGCAGCCGGTTAACTCTCCACTTCCGGTAGACAGCCAGGTAGCAATGATCTATGCAGGTACTGAGAACTTGTTAAGAAACGTTCCTATCAGAAAAGTGAAAGAATTCCAGGCGGAATATATCGCTTTCTTAAGATCTAAGCATCCTGAAACGATGGCTGCTATTAAATCTGGAAAAATTGATAACGAAATTACAGACGTTCTTAAGCAAGCTGCTAACGATCTAGCTTCAAAATATAATTAA
- the atpG gene encoding ATP synthase F1 subunit gamma yields MANLKEIRGRISSISSTMQITRAMKMVSAAKLKKAQDAIVMLRPYSEKLQEIIQNVNSSSDPDQVSIYAQKREVKRVLFIAVTSNRGLAGAFNSSIVKELNIQFQNNSQYDIEVLTIGKKAYDAVRRSRTVYANESAVFDNLNFDAVSNLTEGVMNSFKEGKFDEIYLIYNKFINAATQEVTKEQLLPILMPETTEPQVETDYIFEPNKNEILDNLIPKSIKTQVFKAVLDSVASEHGARMTAMHKATDNAQALKNDLVIFYNKARQAAITNEILEIVSGAEALKNS; encoded by the coding sequence ATGGCAAACTTAAAAGAAATACGAGGAAGAATCAGTTCAATTTCATCTACGATGCAAATTACACGTGCTATGAAAATGGTTTCTGCTGCGAAACTTAAAAAAGCACAGGATGCAATCGTGATGTTAAGACCTTATTCCGAGAAACTACAAGAAATCATTCAGAATGTAAACTCTAGTTCAGATCCTGATCAGGTTTCTATATATGCTCAAAAGAGAGAGGTTAAAAGAGTGCTTTTTATCGCTGTAACGTCAAACAGAGGACTTGCCGGTGCATTTAACTCATCTATTGTAAAAGAGCTTAATATTCAGTTTCAGAATAATTCTCAATACGATATTGAAGTTCTTACAATCGGTAAAAAAGCATATGATGCTGTAAGAAGAAGCCGTACTGTATATGCTAATGAAAGTGCCGTTTTTGATAATTTGAACTTTGATGCAGTTTCTAACCTTACAGAAGGGGTTATGAACAGCTTTAAGGAGGGTAAATTTGATGAGATTTATTTAATTTATAATAAGTTCATTAATGCTGCTACTCAGGAAGTAACCAAAGAGCAACTTCTTCCTATCCTGATGCCTGAAACTACTGAACCACAAGTAGAAACAGATTATATCTTTGAACCTAACAAGAATGAAATTTTGGATAACCTTATTCCAAAATCTATAAAAACTCAGGTTTTCAAAGCTGTTTTAGATTCAGTGGCATCTGAGCATGGAGCTAGAATGACTGCGATGCATAAAGCAACAGATAATGCCCAGGCTTTGAAGAATGATTTGGTAATCTTCTATAACAAAGCGAGACAGGCTGCTATTACAAACGAAATCCTTGAGATCGTTTCGGGAGCAGAAGCTTTGAAAAATTCATAA
- the ffh gene encoding signal recognition particle protein produces the protein MFNSLQDKLDKALHNISGRGKITEINVAETVKEIRRALVDADVNYKVAKDLTKRVQDKALGQNVLTSLTPGQLMTKIVHDELVDLMGGSQEGINLSGKPTIILIAGLQGSGKTTFSGKLANYLHTKKNKKPLLVACDVYRPAAIDQLKVLGSQIGVPVYTEEGATNPSTIAENAIKFAKEKNHDVVIVDTAGRLAIDEQMMNEIKSVHYFIKPHETLFVVDSMTGQDAVNTAKAFNDALNFDGVVLTKLDGDTRGGAALTIRSVVEKPIKFISTGEKMEALDLFYPERMADRILGMGDVVSLVERAQEQFDEEEAKKLHKKIAKNEFGFDDFLKQINQIKKMGNMKDLMGMIPGVGKAIKDVEISDDAFKHIEAIIYSMTPEERRRPSIINTQRKQRIAKGAGRKIEDVNQLMKQFDQMGKMMKMMQGPQGKQMMQMMSKMPNMPGMGGMFGK, from the coding sequence ATGTTTAATAGTTTACAGGATAAATTAGACAAGGCGCTTCATAATATTTCCGGACGTGGAAAAATTACGGAAATCAATGTTGCGGAAACCGTAAAAGAAATTCGTAGAGCATTGGTAGATGCCGATGTTAATTATAAAGTAGCAAAGGATCTTACTAAAAGAGTTCAAGATAAGGCTTTGGGACAAAACGTTCTCACTTCTCTTACTCCGGGCCAATTGATGACTAAAATTGTTCACGATGAGTTGGTAGATCTAATGGGGGGATCCCAGGAAGGCATTAATCTTTCAGGTAAACCTACCATAATCCTTATTGCAGGTCTTCAGGGTTCCGGTAAAACTACATTTTCCGGAAAACTTGCCAATTATTTACATACTAAAAAGAATAAAAAACCTTTATTGGTAGCGTGTGATGTTTATCGTCCCGCTGCAATCGACCAGTTAAAAGTACTGGGCAGCCAGATAGGGGTTCCTGTTTATACAGAAGAAGGAGCTACTAATCCGTCTACCATTGCTGAAAATGCCATCAAGTTTGCAAAAGAAAAAAACCATGATGTTGTAATTGTGGATACTGCAGGACGTTTGGCTATAGATGAGCAAATGATGAATGAGATCAAATCTGTTCATTATTTCATCAAGCCTCATGAAACATTGTTCGTTGTGGACTCTATGACGGGTCAGGATGCTGTAAATACTGCAAAAGCATTCAATGATGCATTAAATTTTGACGGTGTTGTTCTTACCAAATTAGACGGTGATACAAGAGGGGGTGCTGCTTTAACGATCCGTTCTGTAGTTGAAAAACCGATTAAATTCATTTCCACAGGGGAAAAAATGGAAGCTCTAGATCTTTTCTACCCGGAAAGGATGGCGGACAGGATTTTGGGAATGGGAGACGTTGTTTCCTTAGTAGAAAGGGCTCAGGAACAATTCGATGAAGAAGAAGCTAAAAAACTTCATAAAAAAATTGCTAAAAACGAGTTTGGTTTTGACGATTTCCTAAAGCAGATCAATCAGATCAAGAAGATGGGTAATATGAAAGACCTGATGGGAATGATCCCTGGGGTGGGAAAAGCTATTAAGGATGTTGAAATCAGTGATGATGCATTTAAACACATTGAAGCAATTATCTACTCCATGACTCCGGAAGAAAGAAGAAGACCTTCTATTATCAATACGCAAAGAAAACAAAGAATTGCAAAAGGCGCAGGAAGAAAGATTGAAGATGTAAACCAATTGATGAAACAGTTTGATCAAATGGGTAAAATGATGAAGATGATGCAGGGACCTCAGGGTAAACAAATGATGCAGATGATGAGTAAAATGCCTAATATGCCTGGAATGGGCGGAATGTTTGGAAAATAG
- a CDS encoding F0F1 ATP synthase subunit B has translation MGIIEPGIGLLFWMTLTFVILLFLLAKFAWKPIVNAVNDRETSIVDALNQAKLAKKEMEDLKADNERIIREAKIERDAILKEAREIKDRIVGEAKDVAKAEGDKMIEAAKQTIETEKNAAMADIKTQIGALSVNIAESILKQKLDNNEAQNELVQNYLNKSNLN, from the coding sequence ATGGGAATTATTGAACCTGGAATTGGACTTTTGTTTTGGATGACGCTTACTTTTGTTATCCTGTTGTTTCTTTTAGCAAAATTCGCTTGGAAACCAATCGTTAATGCAGTAAATGACAGAGAAACTTCTATTGTTGACGCATTAAATCAAGCTAAATTGGCTAAAAAAGAAATGGAAGATCTTAAAGCTGATAACGAAAGAATCATTCGTGAAGCTAAAATTGAAAGAGATGCTATCCTGAAAGAAGCAAGAGAAATTAAAGATAGAATTGTAGGAGAGGCTAAAGATGTTGCTAAAGCTGAAGGAGATAAAATGATTGAAGCAGCTAAACAAACTATTGAGACTGAGAAAAATGCTGCAATGGCAGATATTAAAACTCAAATTGGTGCTTTATCTGTAAATATCGCTGAGTCTATCTTAAAACAAAAATTAGATAACAACGAAGCTCAGAACGAGTTGGTTCAAAATTATTTAAACAAATCTAACCTTAACTAA
- a CDS encoding ATP synthase F0 subunit C — translation MDLSTGAGLIYVGIGLAVLGVGLGIGKIGGHAMDAIARQPEQAGKIQGAMLIAAGLIEGAGLIAIIFGAFIK, via the coding sequence ATGGATTTATCAACTGGAGCAGGATTAATTTACGTAGGAATCGGTTTAGCAGTACTAGGAGTAGGTCTTGGTATCGGTAAAATCGGTGGACATGCAATGGATGCTATCGCTAGACAACCAGAACAAGCTGGTAAGATTCAAGGAGCAATGCTTATTGCTGCTGGTCTTATTGAAGGTGCTGGTCTTATCGCGATCATCTTTGGTGCTTTCATCAAGTAA
- a CDS encoding outer membrane beta-barrel protein produces the protein MKKLLLASAIALFGLSNAQIAKGTTYLSGSVGYSQEETNNGNLKTENFNVLPTVGYFVNTNLAIGLGVGYQTEKTTATTTTTILNTTTVSENITKKPAFVVAPFVRKYWTLSEKLYIFGQLAVPMEFGKTKLENNSVSTSGNTTVSNSTSSEAKYTQIGVTVKPGLDYFLNKNWSIEATIGEFGYNNYKPKDGDATNNYNFGLNLSSVTFGVKYVFAK, from the coding sequence ATGAAAAAATTATTATTAGCGAGTGCTATTGCACTTTTCGGTTTATCTAATGCTCAGATTGCTAAAGGTACTACATATTTATCAGGATCTGTTGGTTATTCTCAAGAAGAAACTAACAATGGTAATCTTAAAACAGAAAACTTCAACGTATTACCTACAGTTGGATATTTTGTTAACACAAACTTAGCAATTGGTTTAGGTGTTGGTTACCAAACTGAAAAAACTACAGCTACTACTACTACAACTATTCTTAACACTACAACTGTAAGTGAGAATATCACTAAGAAGCCAGCTTTCGTTGTTGCTCCTTTCGTAAGAAAATACTGGACTTTGTCTGAAAAATTATATATCTTCGGACAATTAGCAGTACCAATGGAGTTCGGAAAAACTAAGTTAGAAAATAACTCAGTATCTACTTCAGGAAATACTACAGTTTCAAACTCTACTTCTAGCGAAGCTAAATACACTCAAATTGGTGTTACTGTGAAGCCAGGTTTAGATTACTTCTTGAACAAGAACTGGTCTATCGAAGCTACTATTGGTGAGTTCGGTTACAACAACTACAAGCCAAAAGATGGTGATGCTACAAACAACTATAACTTCGGATTGAATTTATCTTCTGTAACTTTCGGAGTTAAATATGTTTTTGCTAAGTAA
- a CDS encoding outer membrane beta-barrel protein, translated as MKKLLLTGAVALFGLSNAQMTKGDWVISGNTGLGFNNITTTIKAGGQSIDGPKVSTFSVSPSVGYFVIDKLAVGIDLGFMSATTKYQGIKSKTNNFSVMPTATYYFVNDSKFVPFLGAGIGYSSVKNTGEGNFGDGSVSSDTTTDGLAWKVKGGVTYMATQSLGVNLGVSYDQFSNKETIMNTDVKTNVKTFGVNIGFSYFIKSKSQKSDK; from the coding sequence ATGAAAAAACTATTACTAACTGGTGCTGTTGCACTTTTTGGATTATCAAACGCTCAGATGACTAAAGGAGACTGGGTTATCAGTGGAAACACTGGTTTAGGATTTAACAACATTACTACAACAATTAAAGCTGGCGGACAATCGATAGACGGGCCTAAAGTGAGCACTTTTTCTGTATCTCCTTCAGTGGGGTATTTTGTAATTGATAAGTTAGCCGTTGGAATTGACTTAGGTTTTATGAGTGCTACAACAAAATATCAGGGAATCAAATCTAAAACCAATAATTTTTCTGTAATGCCAACTGCTACTTATTACTTTGTTAATGATAGCAAGTTTGTTCCTTTCCTTGGAGCAGGGATCGGATATTCGTCTGTTAAAAATACAGGTGAAGGAAATTTTGGTGATGGTTCAGTTTCATCTGATACTACTACAGATGGTTTGGCATGGAAGGTAAAAGGAGGAGTAACGTACATGGCGACACAATCTTTAGGGGTTAATTTAGGGGTTTCATATGATCAGTTTTCTAATAAAGAAACAATTATGAATACCGATGTAAAAACTAACGTTAAAACTTTTGGAGTTAATATTGGTTTTTCTTACTTCATTAAATCAAAATCTCAGAAATCTGATAAATAA